Genomic DNA from Thermotoga petrophila RKU-1:
GAATTCATACATAAAGTTATCATAAATTAATCACAAAAGTCAACGATGTTTGTGATAAAATCTTTCGAGAAGAAAGGAGGTGTTGATATGAAGGAAGAAAGGCTCAAGGAAATTCTTGACATAGTGGACAAAAACGGTTTCATCAGCATGAAAGATCTTCAGGAACAACTCGGCGTTTCGATGATCACCGTGAGAAGAGACGTGGCAGAACTGGTGAAAAGGAATTTGGTGAAAAAAGTACATGGTGGCATAAGGAAGGTGAATTATTTTGAAAAGGAAACAGATTTCATGAAACGACTCTCAATAAACAGAGAAGCAAAAGAGAAAATTGCCCAGCTTGCGCTGAACTTCGTTGAAGATGGAGACATTATCTTTCTGGACGCAAGCACCACTGCGCATATCTTTGCCAAACACCTGGCCTCGTCTCAAAAGTCCGTTCACGTTATCACAAACAACCTGCTCACTGCAATGGAGCTCTCGAAGAACTCCGATATAAGCGTTGTTCTGCTCACAGGAAAGGTGAATCCGGAGAACCTGGCTGTGGAAGGCTCTCTGACGATAGAGTGTGGGAAAAAATTCTCCGTGAAAAAAGCCTTTGTCTCCTGTAGAGGAGTGACTGCGGAAGAAGGAACCTACGAAATAAACACCATGGAAATGGGAATAAAAGGAATTTTCGTGGAAAGAGCGGAAGAGATCTTCGTACTCGCTGACTTCAGCAAAATAGGAAAAAGATCGCTGGCACATCTGATACCCGCAGAAAAAATCGATCATCTCATCACCGACAGAAAACCTCCAGAAAATCAGTATGAAATATTCAGGGAAAAAGGTGTGGAAATTGTTTATTGATTAATTCAACAGGGAGGTGCACACATGCCTACCATTGTATTTGTAGGAGCGGGGAGCGTAAGGTACACGATCAAGCTGGTAGGGGACCTGGCGAAGACACCGGAGCTGTATGGGTCAAGACTGGTATTGATGGACATCGACGAAGAAAGGTTGAAAGCAACGTACGTTCTCGTCACAAAGTACCTCAGAGAACTGAATGCAGAGTACACAGTGGAACAGACAACAAGCCTTGAGAAAGCACTTGAAGAGGCAGACTTTGTCATCAACACAGCCCTCTACAGGGCACCAGGACACGAAGATGGATACGTACACTACGAGATCATGAGGGGAGTAGGAGAGAGACATGGCTACTACAGAGGGATAGACAGCCAGGAGCTGAACATGGTCTCGGACTACTACACACTCAGCAACTACAACCACCTGAAGATGAGCCTTGATATAGCAAAGGCAGTGGAGAAGATATCACCGAATGCGTGGATACTGCAGACGGCCAATCCCGTTTTTGAGATCACGCAGCTTGTGAAGAGACTTACGAAAGCGAAGATAGTGGGTTTCTGCCACGGATATGCGCACGTGTTCCACCTTGCGAAGGTACTCGGTGTGGAGCCAGAAGAATTAGACTGGCAAGTAGCAGGGGTGAACCATGCGATATGGATGAACAGGTTCAGGTGCAGAGGGGAGGATCTCTATCCGAAGCTGGACGAATGGATAGAGAAGAACGCGTCGAAGTGGGAGCCGAAGAATCCATGGGATGTGGACTTTTCACCTGCAGCGATAGACATGTACAGGTTCTACGGGATGTACCCGATAGGGGACACGGTGAGGAGTGGGACATGGAAATACCACTACGATCTTGAGACAAAGAAGAGATGGTACGGGAAGTTTGGAGGGATAGACAACGAAGTGGAGAGGCCGAAGTTCTACGAGAGTTTGAGAAAGCAGAGGAAGAGACTGATGGAACTTGCGAAAGAAGTGGAAAAAGATCCAACGATAGAGCTGACGAAGGTGTGGCCTGAGGTGTTCACAACAGGCAGTGAGAGTGTAGAGCAGCACATACCGTTCATAAACGCGCTTGTGAACAACAAGAAAGCGAGGCTTGTGTTGAACATAGAGAACAGAGGGGTGATAAAGGGGATACCGGACGATGTGGTGGTGGAGGTGCCGGTGGTAGTTGATAAAGAAGGGATACATCCGGAGAAGATAGAGCCTGATCTTACAGACAGGATCAAGAAGTTCTATCTTCTTCCAAGGATACTCAGGATGGAGTGGGCACTTGAGGCGTTCATATCTGGTGACAGGAGGGTTCTGGAGGAGATCCTCGTCAGGGATCCAAGAACCAGATCTTACGAACAGGCTGTTGCTGTCATCGATGATATCCTTAACCTCCCCTTCAACGAGGAAATGAAGAAGCACTACGGCGGTTGAAAAACCGATTTGTAAAAACCGTAGCGCCCCATAAGGGGCGCTTTTTTGTTGTAAGGGGTTGTAAAAAAAAGAAAAACGAATGTGATCGACAATAATCAACCATATTTGTCCTTGATAGTTCAACATCAGAATTATTTTGTACTGAAAATCGTTGACCTGGTTGTACAACAGTTGATATCATATTGATAATGTCAAGATCACAATGGTTCATTTTTGTGATCATTTCTATAACGTGGGGGGTGGTACGATGTTCAGGAGAGTTCTGTGGGGCCTTCTTGTAGTAATCTTCGCAGCCCAGATCCTTGCTATTGGACTCAACAAAATCGTTCCCGGTGAGTATTACAATCTCACCGACTACGAACGTCTGACAGGCAAGAAGATCACGAAATTCAACGAAGCACCGATGTTGAAAGAGATGGTTGAGAAAGGACTGCTTCCACCTGTGGAGGAAAGGCTTCCGAAGAATCCGGTTGTGGTGACACCTTATGAGGAGATAGGTCAATACGGTGGTACCTGGAGAAGAGTATGGTTCGGCCTTCCGGATCAGCCCAATGTCGATAAGATCGCTGTCGAGAAACTCGTGATGTTCGATAAGACCGGTGGGGTAATACTTCCGAATATCCTCGAAGAGTGGCAGGTTAGCAGTGATGGTAAAACGTTTGTCTTCAAGATAAGAGAAGGGCTGAAGTGGTCTGATGGTGTGCCTGTCACCACAGAGGACGTGAGATTTTGGTATGAAGACATTTTACTGGATGAAAATCTGACCCCTACGATTCCTTCCTGGCTGATCGCTGGAGGTAAACCCTTAAAAGTAGAAATCGTCGATAAGTGTACATTCAAAGTAAATTTCGAAGTCCCCTATCCTCTGTTTCTCTATCAGCTAGCATACCGGGGACAGGGCGGTTACGTTTTCGTTGTCCCATCGCACTATCTGAAAAACTTCCATCCAAAGTATGTCCCGCTTGAAAAACTGACACAAATGGCGAAGGAAGAAGGATACGATTACTGGTGGCAACTTTTCGCTGCGAAAGGTACCAATACCAATGCGTGGATTACGAATCCTGAGCTTCCCGTACTCTATCCATGGAAATTGAAGAAATTGACTGATTCACAACTCGTCATCGAAAGGAACCCATACTATTTCAAGGTGGATCCTGAAGGGAATCAGCTTCCATACATAGATGAAATAGTGTTCTACAGGATTCAAGACAAACAGATGGCGCTCATGAAAGCTATGGCTGGAGAAATAGATATGCAAACCAGGCACTTTGGAACGGAACAGTTCACTATATTACTTGAGAACAGGGAAAAAGGTGGCTATAGAGTTTTGAGATGGGTTTGGGGTGTTGGCAGCATAGTAACGTTCTATGTGAATCAAAATGTGAAAGATCCCGTTCTTAGAGAACTCTTCCAGAATCCAAAGTTCAGATACGCCCTTTCACTGGCGATAAACCGAGAAGAAATAGCTACCCTGGTCTTCCACAACCTTGGTGAGCCACGTCAAGCATCACTGATCACAGGTGTTGCTTTCTACGATCCTGAATGGGAGAAAGCATATGCGGAATATAACCCTGAGAAGGCGAACGCTCTCTTGGATGAAATAGGCCTGACAAAGCGAGATGCCGAGGGTTATAGAATAAGATCGGATGGCAAAAGGTTGGAAATAATAATAGAGTACTCCGTAACAGACGCTGTTGTTGACGTACTGGAGATGGTAAAACAGTACTGGGAAAATCTGGGTATCAAGGTGCTCCTGAAACCTGAGGAACGATCGCTCTACATGACAAGGTGTGAAGCAGGAGAGCCTGAAATAGGTGCGTGGTCATTCGACAGATGTGCAGCCGTATTGAGCGATCCTGGAAGGTTACTGGGAACAGTGTGGGATGGCCCATGGGCACCTCTTTATGCAAGGTGGTACATTTCCGGTGGAAAAGCTGGCGAGGAACCACCAGAAGGCTCAGACATTAGAAGAATCTACGAGCTTTGGGACAAAGTAAAAGTAACCGTCGATGAAGAAGAAAGAGACAGACTTTTCAAGGAGCTCATCAACATTCATAAGAAAAATATCTTCTTCATAGGAACGGTGGGAGAAGTCCAGATACCTGTCATCGTGAAGGACAATTTCAGAAATGTCCCTGATGGATTAATCTTTGATCATCCTCTCTTCAGTCCAAAGAATGCCCGACCGGAACAATTCTTCTTTGAACTGAAATAATAAGCATCTACCGGAATTACCCGGTGGTCCACCACCGGGTTTTTTATTGCCGATCTTGAATTTGCAGATCATAACATGATAAAATCTGTAACTGATGATGATCATTTTATGGGGGGTGATGCTGGTGAAAAGATCTCTTTTGATTCTGATTTTGACCATCGTCTGTTCCCTTTTGCTCTTCGGAGCCCGGCAGATGGAATACCTCAAAAGAGGGATGGTAGCCATCAAGACTGATGAGGGAGTCTTTCTGAGCTGGAGAAAACTGGGAACCGATCCTGAAGATGTCAGATTCCACATCTACCGCGATGGGCAAAGGATAACCCCCGCTCCCGTCAGCTTGACCAATTTCCTCGATCCTGAAGGGACACTTGAGTCTGTATACAAAGTGATTCCTGTGATCGGAGGGAAAGAGCGGGTTGAAGAAGCTTCAAAAGAGGTGAAAGTCTGGGAGAAGAACTATCTTGAGATTCCCATCAGAAAACCGGAGGGAGGTGTCACACCAGACGGTGTGCATTATGAGTACACCGCAAACGATGCAGCTGTCGGAGATTTGGACGGTGATGGTGAATACGAAATCGTTCTGAAATGGGATCCTACCAATTCGAAGGACAACGCACACGATGGTTACACTGGGAACACATATCTTGATGCCTACGAGTTTGACGGAACACACCTCTGGAGGATAGACCTGGGTAGAAACATCAGATCAGGTGCACATTACACACCTTTCATCGTTTATGATCTCGACGGCGATGGCAGAGCAGAAGTTGTTTGCAGAACTTCCGATGGTACAGTGGATGGACAGGGGAACGTGATAGGAGATCCAAACGCGGATTATCGAAACGAGAAAGGAAGGATCCTCACGGGGCCGGAGTACTTGACGGTGTTCGATGGATTAACAGGAAGAGCTCTGGTAACAGTTCCGTTCGAACCTGCACGGGAAACTGTGGAGAGCTGGGGAGACAACTATGGAAACAGAGTGGACAGATTCCTGATGGCAGTTGCTTATCTGGATGGCCAGAGACCGAGTGTTGTCTCTTGCAGAGGTTACTATGCCAGAACTGCTCTGGCTGCTTACAACTTCAGGAATGGGAAATTGGAACTCCTCTGGAAATTTGATACCAAGACCGGCAACAAAGAGTACGAAGGTCAGGGACATCACTTCTTGAGGGTTTTTGATGTGGACAACGATGGAAGAGATGAGATCATCTACGGTTCGTGTGTCATAGATGACGATGGAACTGGTCTGTTCTCGACACGCCTTGGACATGGTGATGCAATGCACTTTGGAGATCTCGATCCAACAAGGCCTGGTTATGAAGTCTTTACAATCCACGAAGGAAGGTCAAAGAAACCCTACGGTGTCGCCATGTGGGACGCCAAGACAGGAAATGTGCTGTGGGGTGTCTACATCGAAGGAGCGGATGTAGGAAGAGGACTCGCAGCCGACATAGATCCAAGGTATCCCGGTGTGGAATGCTGGACGAACAAAACGGGTCTCTACACTTGTAAAGGAGAAAAGATCTCCGACAACAGACCCAATTCTGTCAACTTCGCCATCTGGTGGGACGGAGACCTTCTCAGAGAACTCCTCGATCATACCTGGTACGGCGATCACGGAATAGGGAAGATCGACAAATGGGACTACATAAACGAAAAACTGGTAAATCTTGTGACCTTCACCGGAACTCTTTCCAACAACTGGACGAAAGGAAATCCCTGCCTGCAAGCAGATATACTCGGTGACTGGAGAGAAGAAGTTATCTGGAGAACAGAGGACAGCACTGCGCTCAGAGTGTATGTATCTACTTACCCAACGAACTACACATTCTACACATTGATGCACGATCCTCTTTACAGAATAGACATCGCCAATCAGAATGTGGGTTACAATCAGCCGCCACACACAAGTTTTTATCTCGGTACCGGTATGATGGAAACTCCTCCAAAACCAGATATTTACGTTGTCAAATAATTCCGTATTTTAGGAGGTGGTTAACGTGCGCTCTAGGTTGATGGTCCTGGGATTTTTACTACTTTTGTTCGCTGGCATTCTTCTAGGAGTGAAACTTACGATCTTCAGTGCCGGTGCCAGTGAGGGTCAGGCACTGGATGCGGCAATCGCTGAGTACAAAAAACTACATCCAGAGGTGGAATTCGAGCACGTCAATATCACATCTGGTTGGCAGGAGAAGTTCTCCCTTGCGTTGATGAGTGGTGATGCTCCCGATCTAATAGCGATCACTGTTCCATACGCGGATTATTTCAGATCTTACCTTATTGATCTCGCACCTTATGTAGAGAAACACCTAGGCATTTCTCTCAAAGAGTACAAAGATTCCATGTACGATGTGGTCAGAGCCTATGTGGGGAAAACGGAGGATGAGTTAACTTACGTTCCCCTCTATCTCACTGTCCACAGTCTTTGGGTGAACGTTGATTATTTTGAGAAAGCGGGTATTCCTTATCCTCCACTTGGAGGAAGGGATGAACCCTGGACATGGGAAGAGTTCGTAGATGTTCTCAGAACAGTCAAAAAAGTCAACAAACTACCAGCTGCCATGTCATTTTCCTATTCCACGGAGAGATTATTCAATTACCTTGCCGTGAGGGGAGTTAAAGTTCTGGACGAGAACCTGGATCTTGTTCTCGATAAGGATCCCAGAGCAAAAAAGGTGCTGCAAGATTTTGTAGATCTTTTCAAAGAAGAACTAGTGCCGGCACCGGAGTGGATAGCACAGCAGTCCGATATAAACGATTTCCTGGGGGGTATCACGGCGGTTCACTGGTCCGGTAGCTGGATGTGCAGATCCATCATCGACATCATGAAACAGACAGGAAAACGTTTTGCTCCGGCTTACGTTCCAAAAGATGTCGACTGGTTTGGCATCAACGGAGGCCATATCTTCGGGGTGGTAAGAACAGGCGACAAGAAGCGAGAGGAAGAAGCTATAAAATTCGCTCTCTGGATAGGACAGAAGGGACTTGGAAACGATGTGTTCAACAAGGCGCTTCTCGGAATTTCACCGTTCAAAGGCCATGAAATAGATTACGGTGTACCGGAGATGAACGAATGGATACCGGTCTTTCAGACTTTGATCGAAAGGGCACCTTCTTGGATAGTTCCGGTCAGAACCTGCGAACTCTGGGCAAGACTCTACGATCCTTTGAGAACACAGATCGCCATGGTAATAGGTGACCAGCAGAATCTTGATGATGCATTGAAAAACATCCGAAAAGAGTACGAAACCATCCTAGAAGAACTTGGAGGAAAGAGATAACCAGGGCGGGGGTTCCCCGCCTTTTTTGGAGGGAGTAATCATGAGACAACTCATTAAGACCCGTTTTGTATTTCTTTTACCTGGTCTGTTTTTTATGTCTCTCTTTGTTCTTGTACCTATAGTTTCTATATTTTTCATTTCTTTTTATTCATGGAATCTTCTGTCTCCGATGAGGTTTATAGGATGGGCAAATTTCAAAAGGATGATATCTGATAAATACTTCTGGAATTCACTTGTTGTGACCTTCAAGTTGATGGGACTCGGCGTTCCCATAAATTTCTTTCTGTCTCTCAGTCTGGCTCTTGCTCTTTACAGAGAGGATAGATTTTCGAAGATTTTCAGAGCCATTTTCTACTGGCCGTGTCTTATGCCTGCAATAGCAGGAGCAACGATGTGGAAGTGGATGTTTTCGTATCACACAGGTCTCTTTAATTACATTCTTAGAACTCTTGGTCTTTCTCCCATTTACTGGCTTGAAAAACCCCTAAACGCTTTATTCTCAGTGGTGCTTTCGGGTATCTGGGGTGTGGGGTTCTTCATGATGATGTTCATCACAGGTCTCCAGAACATACCACAGGAGCTGATAGAAGCGGCCAGAATCGATGGAGCAAACAGATGGCAGACCTTCTGGTATGTGACCTTCCCATGTTTGAAGAACACCAACTTGCTTGTGCTTATGGTGTCTGTTGCTTATTCTCTGAGAAGTTTTGCCGGTATTTATGCTTTAACAGGAGGAGGTCCCGGTTATGCCACCACGAACATCGCCTTGTACATCTACAGATCAGGCCTTACACAATTCAGGATAGGATATGCGTACGCAATGAGTGTTGTTTACTTTGTACTTGCACTTGTGGTGGGGCTGATCATCTTAAGGTTGCAGAGGGAGGAATAAGTAATGGGTAGAAAATTGTTCGTCATAATATTGTCAATTTTCTTCATGCTTCCAATCTTCTGGTCAATTACTTCTTCGTTTAAAGGAATAGGAGAAATTTTTTCTTACCCACCAACGTTTTTTCCGAAAAATCCTACCTTTGAGGGATACATAAAAGTGTTGAAAGAACATGATTTCTTACTTTATCTCAGAAACACTCTTTTCGTAGCGGTTGTGGCAACACTTTTGACAGTTCCTGTGTGTTTGATGACCGGATACAGTTTGGCAAAAGGGACTTTTAGAAGCAGAAAATTTTTCAACGGTCTCTTTGCGTGGACTCTGTTCATAACAGCAGAAGTCACAATGGTTCCGCTCTTTATAGTTATCAGAGGTTTGGGTCTGGTGAATTCCATATGGGGTATGATCATACCAGCTGTATACACCCCCACAGGTACATTTGCTGCAGTCCAGTATATGAGAGATATTCCCAATGAGCTCCTTGAGAGCGCAAAGATAGATGGTGCAAACGAATGGCAGATTTTCTGGAGAATCGTTGTACCGCTTTCAAAACCACTGATGGCCACCCTTTCTATATTCTCCTTCACCTGGAGATGGAATGATTTTGTACTACCTCTCATCATTGTGAATAAGAAGAGTCTTTTCACCTTGCAACTAGCTCTTGCCTCCATTCAAG
This window encodes:
- a CDS encoding DeoR/GlpR family DNA-binding transcription regulator, with protein sequence MKEERLKEILDIVDKNGFISMKDLQEQLGVSMITVRRDVAELVKRNLVKKVHGGIRKVNYFEKETDFMKRLSINREAKEKIAQLALNFVEDGDIIFLDASTTAHIFAKHLASSQKSVHVITNNLLTAMELSKNSDISVVLLTGKVNPENLAVEGSLTIECGKKFSVKKAFVSCRGVTAEEGTYEINTMEMGIKGIFVERAEEIFVLADFSKIGKRSLAHLIPAEKIDHLITDRKPPENQYEIFREKGVEIVY
- the aglA gene encoding alpha-glucosidase AglA; the protein is MPTIVFVGAGSVRYTIKLVGDLAKTPELYGSRLVLMDIDEERLKATYVLVTKYLRELNAEYTVEQTTSLEKALEEADFVINTALYRAPGHEDGYVHYEIMRGVGERHGYYRGIDSQELNMVSDYYTLSNYNHLKMSLDIAKAVEKISPNAWILQTANPVFEITQLVKRLTKAKIVGFCHGYAHVFHLAKVLGVEPEELDWQVAGVNHAIWMNRFRCRGEDLYPKLDEWIEKNASKWEPKNPWDVDFSPAAIDMYRFYGMYPIGDTVRSGTWKYHYDLETKKRWYGKFGGIDNEVERPKFYESLRKQRKRLMELAKEVEKDPTIELTKVWPEVFTTGSESVEQHIPFINALVNNKKARLVLNIENRGVIKGIPDDVVVEVPVVVDKEGIHPEKIEPDLTDRIKKFYLLPRILRMEWALEAFISGDRRVLEEILVRDPRTRSYEQAVAVIDDILNLPFNEEMKKHYGG
- a CDS encoding ABC transporter substrate-binding protein, which codes for MFRRVLWGLLVVIFAAQILAIGLNKIVPGEYYNLTDYERLTGKKITKFNEAPMLKEMVEKGLLPPVEERLPKNPVVVTPYEEIGQYGGTWRRVWFGLPDQPNVDKIAVEKLVMFDKTGGVILPNILEEWQVSSDGKTFVFKIREGLKWSDGVPVTTEDVRFWYEDILLDENLTPTIPSWLIAGGKPLKVEIVDKCTFKVNFEVPYPLFLYQLAYRGQGGYVFVVPSHYLKNFHPKYVPLEKLTQMAKEEGYDYWWQLFAAKGTNTNAWITNPELPVLYPWKLKKLTDSQLVIERNPYYFKVDPEGNQLPYIDEIVFYRIQDKQMALMKAMAGEIDMQTRHFGTEQFTILLENREKGGYRVLRWVWGVGSIVTFYVNQNVKDPVLRELFQNPKFRYALSLAINREEIATLVFHNLGEPRQASLITGVAFYDPEWEKAYAEYNPEKANALLDEIGLTKRDAEGYRIRSDGKRLEIIIEYSVTDAVVDVLEMVKQYWENLGIKVLLKPEERSLYMTRCEAGEPEIGAWSFDRCAAVLSDPGRLLGTVWDGPWAPLYARWYISGGKAGEEPPEGSDIRRIYELWDKVKVTVDEEERDRLFKELINIHKKNIFFIGTVGEVQIPVIVKDNFRNVPDGLIFDHPLFSPKNARPEQFFFELK
- a CDS encoding rhamnogalacturonan lyase → MLVKRSLLILILTIVCSLLLFGARQMEYLKRGMVAIKTDEGVFLSWRKLGTDPEDVRFHIYRDGQRITPAPVSLTNFLDPEGTLESVYKVIPVIGGKERVEEASKEVKVWEKNYLEIPIRKPEGGVTPDGVHYEYTANDAAVGDLDGDGEYEIVLKWDPTNSKDNAHDGYTGNTYLDAYEFDGTHLWRIDLGRNIRSGAHYTPFIVYDLDGDGRAEVVCRTSDGTVDGQGNVIGDPNADYRNEKGRILTGPEYLTVFDGLTGRALVTVPFEPARETVESWGDNYGNRVDRFLMAVAYLDGQRPSVVSCRGYYARTALAAYNFRNGKLELLWKFDTKTGNKEYEGQGHHFLRVFDVDNDGRDEIIYGSCVIDDDGTGLFSTRLGHGDAMHFGDLDPTRPGYEVFTIHEGRSKKPYGVAMWDAKTGNVLWGVYIEGADVGRGLAADIDPRYPGVECWTNKTGLYTCKGEKISDNRPNSVNFAIWWDGDLLRELLDHTWYGDHGIGKIDKWDYINEKLVNLVTFTGTLSNNWTKGNPCLQADILGDWREEVIWRTEDSTALRVYVSTYPTNYTFYTLMHDPLYRIDIANQNVGYNQPPHTSFYLGTGMMETPPKPDIYVVK
- a CDS encoding ABC transporter substrate-binding protein, which gives rise to MRSRLMVLGFLLLLFAGILLGVKLTIFSAGASEGQALDAAIAEYKKLHPEVEFEHVNITSGWQEKFSLALMSGDAPDLIAITVPYADYFRSYLIDLAPYVEKHLGISLKEYKDSMYDVVRAYVGKTEDELTYVPLYLTVHSLWVNVDYFEKAGIPYPPLGGRDEPWTWEEFVDVLRTVKKVNKLPAAMSFSYSTERLFNYLAVRGVKVLDENLDLVLDKDPRAKKVLQDFVDLFKEELVPAPEWIAQQSDINDFLGGITAVHWSGSWMCRSIIDIMKQTGKRFAPAYVPKDVDWFGINGGHIFGVVRTGDKKREEEAIKFALWIGQKGLGNDVFNKALLGISPFKGHEIDYGVPEMNEWIPVFQTLIERAPSWIVPVRTCELWARLYDPLRTQIAMVIGDQQNLDDALKNIRKEYETILEELGGKR
- a CDS encoding carbohydrate ABC transporter permease, whose product is MRQLIKTRFVFLLPGLFFMSLFVLVPIVSIFFISFYSWNLLSPMRFIGWANFKRMISDKYFWNSLVVTFKLMGLGVPINFFLSLSLALALYREDRFSKIFRAIFYWPCLMPAIAGATMWKWMFSYHTGLFNYILRTLGLSPIYWLEKPLNALFSVVLSGIWGVGFFMMMFITGLQNIPQELIEAARIDGANRWQTFWYVTFPCLKNTNLLVLMVSVAYSLRSFAGIYALTGGGPGYATTNIALYIYRSGLTQFRIGYAYAMSVVYFVLALVVGLIILRLQREE
- a CDS encoding carbohydrate ABC transporter permease, with amino-acid sequence MGRKLFVIILSIFFMLPIFWSITSSFKGIGEIFSYPPTFFPKNPTFEGYIKVLKEHDFLLYLRNTLFVAVVATLLTVPVCLMTGYSLAKGTFRSRKFFNGLFAWTLFITAEVTMVPLFIVIRGLGLVNSIWGMIIPAVYTPTGTFAAVQYMRDIPNELLESAKIDGANEWQIFWRIVVPLSKPLMATLSIFSFTWRWNDFVLPLIIVNKKSLFTLQLALASIQEELGPYDWTAVLAFSNLTVIPTLIIFLLFQRWFMRGIMTGGLKY